A window of the Carassius gibelio isolate Cgi1373 ecotype wild population from Czech Republic chromosome B16, carGib1.2-hapl.c, whole genome shotgun sequence genome harbors these coding sequences:
- the LOC127975342 gene encoding plectin isoform X15, giving the protein MDVPPAEQSSSERISSPSPGDTLPWNLPKHQRVKRSRSTSGEVLDPAERAVIRIADERDRVQKKTFTKWVNKHLIKTQRHVNDLYEDLRDGHNLISLLEVLSGETLPRERGRMRFHKLQNVQIALDFLRRRQVKLVNIRNDDIADGNPKLTLGLIWTIILHFQISDIQVNGQSDDMSAKEKLLLWSQRMADGYSGVRCDNFTTSWRDGKLFNAVIHKHEPRFIDMGKVYRQTNLENLEQAFSVAERELGVTRLLDPEDVDVPHPDEKSIITYVSSLYDAMPRVPDVQDGVKANELELRWQEYYELVTVLLQWIRHQAHIFEEKKFPSSYEEIEILWRQFLKFKETELPAKQSDKSRSTHLYQSFESAVHAGQVKVPPGYHPTDVEKEWGRLQVSILERERLLRIELERLERLQQIVSKVQTESGMCEEQINQTESLLQTDIRLLSAGKPAQHTAEVERDLDKADGMIRLLFNDVQLLKDGRHLQAEQMYRRVYRLHERLVNLRSDYNLRLKPSVSTASHVSITQISQKSVQRARPELDEVTLRYAQDLLSWVEENQRRIDTAEWGIDLPSVESQLGSHRGLHQTIEDFRAKIERARTDESQLSPASKGTYRDYLGKLDLQYNRLLNSSKSRLRNLDQLYNFVSAATKELMWLNDKEEEEVNYDWSERNTNMTAKKENYSGLMRELEHREKKINDIQATGDRLIKDGHPGKKTVEEFSAALQTKWSWILQVCCCIETHLRENTAYFQFFADVRDAEQRMKKMQETMKKKYTCDRSTTATRLEDLLQDAVEEREQLNEFKSDIAGLTNRAKSIVQLKPRDPTSPSRGKLPVQAVCDFKQMEITMHKGDECTLINNSQPFRWKVLNRSGNEAVVPSICFLVPPVNKEAVESVSSLDAGQQQTQALWQKLHADLRSLLSWQYLMKDIHLIRSWNITTLKTMKSDEYQLMLRNLQMHYQDFLRDSRDSKLFDSSDNLQVERDYKEAVQHYDSLLRSLEKGEQDESICKTYITQIKSLRLQIEDCESRTVARIRQPVDKDPLRDCIQKTADQRKVHTELDGVKKSLERVSEKAEEVLSSPQQSSSPVLRSELDITLQKMDQTYNLSSVYLEKLKTIEIVIRNTQGAEDVVKKYENRLREVHTVPTNVQEVENYCSELKRMRSEADTQRPVFDDMESELAKATAVSQRMLQVHSERDAELDHYQQLLGSLQDRWRAVFAQIDLRQRELQQLGRQLGYYRESYDWLIRWIADAKQRQEKIQAVPIIDSKTLQEQLAQEKKLLEEIEKNKEKVDECQKYAKAYIDTIKDYELQLVAYKAQVEPLTSPLKKTKMESASDNIIQEYVTLRTRYSELMTLTSQYIKFITDSQRRIEDEEMANAQQEQIKQEKTILQQTFMSEKEMLLKKEKQIEDEKKKLESQFEEEVKKSKALKDEQERQRKQMEDDKIKLKATMDAALIKQKEAEQEMLNKQKEMQELERKRLEQERVLAEENQKLREKLQQLEVAQKITQEIHIQTECKKVLNGQSISDEVDSTHGFSPLSFDGIREKVPASRLFETGLLSKMDYDKLQSGDTTVEELSKTDKLKTVLQGKNCIGGLLVHPNQKMPIYQAVKEKKIAPGTGLVLLEAQAASGYIIDPIKNKTLSVNEAVKEGLIGPELHNKMLSAERAVTGYKDPYTEAKISLFEAMKKGLIGEDHAIRLLEAQIATGGIIDPVNSHRVPNEIAYKQGQFDAATYKIIQNPTDDVKGFYDPNTQENLLYRQLIERCVTDPGTGLLLLPISEEAAQNARIFTDEETRDVFDKTTVSVPFGRFKGKTVTIWEIINSEYFTEDQKKDLIRQYKTGKITVEKIIKIVLTVAEEKEKKNELAFDGLRAPVPASKLLESKVIDKDLYNKLQKGQILVKDVSEMEHVRNALKGSNCIAGVIIDSTKQTMSLYDALKRDMMRHGPALNLLEAQAATGYIIDPVKNQKLTVDEAVKAGVVGPELHEKLLSAERAVTGYKDPYTGKTISLFEAMKKDLIMKEQGIRLLDAQLATGGIIDPVQSHRIPHDIACAKACFDDATQKFLSSPSDEVKGYFDPNTQEYLTYLQLYKRCVTDKKTGLHLLPLSEQAINAKEEMKYTDAQTKDAMNQATVELQSGPFKGRKVTLWELIYSDYITEEQRLDLIRQYRSGKMTIEKIIKVLIEIVTKKDAKKQEEGCFKGLRAPVTAKSLFDSKIIDKSTYDLLEQGKNTPKEVSKNASVNKYLQGSESIAGLYLEPTKEKVSIYQAMKMKFLRQNTGIALLEAQAATGFIVDPSRNECLTVDDAVKAGLVGPELHEKLLSAEKAVTGYKDPFTGNKISLYQAMDKDLIPKEHAMPLLEAQLASGGIIDPVNSHRIPVETAIQRRYVTKQLASSIAESKYFSDPASDENVSYKQLKDKCMADPETGLHLLKLSKPQAPTVVEKTYLYSEEQTQSDLSNTQIDLPIESQGSMSLWDVMNSNLLPEDQRARLLEEYRSGNITKERMIIIIIEILEQREIITGRSTQTSSTSRRQITIEDLYNARIIDLETYNLLKKENKTMRDVMEMQRVKQYLYGTGCVAGVVTDSNSKMSIYQAMKRELMKQDIAMALLEAQAATGFIIDPVRNEMLTVDEAVRKGVVGPELHDKLLSAERAVTGYKDPYSGKVISLFQAMKKDLIPEDYALRLLEAQTATGGIIDPEYNFHLPTEIATQRGYINKETNEKISDEFKGFVDPLNDEKVSYSQLLKRCKIDKDGQYLLSLGAKRLLFKGLRKEITIEELFRSKIIDEQTVSKLNEGLLTVEEVSNSLREYLEGSSCIAGVFVESTKDRLSIYQAMKKNMIRPGTAFELLEAQAATGYIIDPIKNLKLTVNEAVKMGIVGPEFKDKLLSAERAVTGYRDPYTGKMISLFQAMKKGLILRDHGIRLLEAQIATGGIIDPEQSHRLPVEVAYNRGFFDEEMNEILSDPSDDTKGFFDPNTEENLTYLQLMDRCIVDPDTGLVLLLLKEKKRERKTSSKSSVRKRRVVIVDPDSGKEMSVYEAYRNGLIDHQTYLELSEQECEWEEITMTSSEGVEKSILIDRRSGRQYDIDDAIARGLIDQSAIEQYRAGTLSITEFADMLSGNMSGFRSRSSSFGSTSSYPMSPIPSIKTPATVWNDPTDETGPVAGILDTDSLEKVSVTEAIRRNLVDSISGQRLLEAQACTGGIIDPSTGEKFSVTEATEKGLIEKKMVDRLNLAQKAFHGFEDPRTKVRMSAAQALKKGWLYYEAGQRFLEVQYLTGGLIEPEAEGRISLEEAIRKGVIDGRTAQKLRDVSAYTKYLTCPKTKLKISYKDAMDRSMVEEGSGLRLLEASSVSSKGLYSPYNVSGAASASGSRSGSRTGSRSGSRRGSVDATGSGFSMNFSSSSYTSSSYSRRF; this is encoded by the exons ACGCAGCGTCATGTGAATGACCTGTATGAAGATCTCCGAGATGGACATAACCTGATCTCCCTTCTGGAAGTCCTCTCCGGAGAGACGCTG CCTCGTGAGAGAGGACGCATGCGATTCCACAAGCTGCAGAATGTGCAGATAGCACTGGATTTCCTCAGACGGCGGCAG GTCAAGCTTGTGAACATCAGGAACGATGACATTGCAGACGGAAACCCGAAGCTGACTCTGGGTCTGATATGGACCATCATCCTCCACTTCCAG ATTTCAGATATCCAGGTGAACGGTCAGTCAGATGATATGTCAGCGAAGGAGAAGCTGCTCCTCTGGTCTCAGCGGATGGCGGATGGTTACTCCGGTGTCCGCTGCGATAACTTCACCACTAGCTGGAGGGACGGAAAGCTCTTCAACGCTGTTATACACAAACACGA GCCCAGGTTCATTGACATGGGGAAGGTGTACCGCCAAACCAACCTGGAGAACCTGGAGCAGGCCTTTTCAGTGGCAGAGCGAGAGCTTGGGGTCACACGACTGCTTGACCCAGAGG ATGTGGATGTGCCTCATCCTGATGAGAAGTCCATCATCACCTATGTGTCCTCTCTTTACGATGCTATGCCCCGTGTCCCAGATGTCCAGGACGGCGTCAAAGCCAAT GAGCTGGAGCTGCGCTGGCAGGAGTATTACGAGCTGGTCACCGTTCTTCTGCAGTGGATCAGACATCAAGCACACATCTTCGAGGAGAAGAAGTTTCCCAGCAGCTATGAAGAGATCGAG ATTCTGTGGCGTCAGTTTCTGAAATTTAAAGAAACAGAGCTTCCCGCAAAACAGTCGGACAAGAGCCGCTCCACACACCTCTACCAGTCCTTTGAG AGCGCGGTCCACGCCGGTCAGGTCAAGGTTCCTCCAGGTTATCATCCCACTGACGTGGAGAAGGAATGGGGTCGTCTACAGGTGTCTATTCTGGAGAGGGAGAGACTGCTCCGGATAGAGTTGGAGAG GTTAGAGCGTCTCCAGCAGATCGTCAGTAAAGTACAGACTGAATCTGGcatgtgtgaggaacagatcaaCCAGACTGAGTCTCTGCTGCAGACG GATATCCGTCTCCTGAGTGCTGGGAAACCAGCGCAGCACACGGCTGAGGTGGAGAGGGATCTGGACAAAGCCGACGGCATGATCCGGCTCCTCTTCAACGACGTTCAGCTGCTCAAAGACGGGCGCCACCTGCAGGCAGAGCAGATGTATCGCAG GGTGTACCGCTTACACGAGCGCTTGGTGAACCTGCGCAGCGACTACAACCTGAGGCTCAAGCCCAGCGTCAGCACTGCCTCTCACGTCTCCATCACACAGATTTCCCAGAAGTCTGTGCAGCGTGCGCGGCCCGAGCTGGATGAGGTCACCCTGCGTTACGCGCAGGATCTGTTATCCTGGGTGGAGGAGAACCAGCGGCGGATCGATACGGCCGAGTGGGGCATCGATCTTCCCTCTGTGGAGTCTCAGCTGGGCAGCCACAGAGGACTTCACCAAACCATCGAGGACTTCAGGGCTAAGATCGAGCGCGCACGAACAGATGAG AGCCAGCTCTCGCCTGCAAGTAAAGGCACATACAGAGACTATCTGGGCAAACTGGATCTGCAGTACAACAGACTGCTG AACTCCTCCAAGTCCCGTCTGAGAAACCTTGACCAGCTGTATAACTTCGTCAGCGCCGCCACCAAGGAACTGATGTGGCTCAATgacaaagaggaagaggaggtcAACTACGACTGGAGCGAGCGCAACACCAACATGACTGCGAAGAAAGAGAACTACTCC GGACTCATGCGAGAACTGGAACATAGAGAGAAGAAAATCAACGACATCCAGGCCACTGGAGACAGACTGATCAAAGACGGACATCCGGGCAAGAAGACTGTCGAG GAGTTCAGTGCAGCTCTGCAGACGAAGTGGAGCTGGATCCTCCAGGTGTGCTGTTGCATTGAAACTCATCTCAGAGAAAACACTGCATACTTTCAG TTCTTCGCTGATGTGAGAGATGCTGAGCAGAGGATGAAGAAGATGCAGGAGACCATGAAGAAGAAGTACACGTGTGACCGCAGCACCACTGCCACTCGTCTGGAGGATCTACTGCAGGACGCCGTC GAGGAAAGAGAGCAGCTGAACGAGTTCAAGTCTGACATCGCTGGCCTGACGAACAGAGCCAAGTCCATCGTCCAGCTGAAGCCGCGGGACCCCACCAGCCCCTCCAGAGGAAAGCTGCCCGTCCAAGCTGTGTGTGACTTCAAACAGATGGAG ATCACCATGCACAAGGGCGACGAGTGCACGCTCATCAATAACTCCCAGCCCTTCAGGTGGAAGGTCCTGAACCGCTCGGGGAACGAGGCTGTGGTGCCCTCCATCTGCTTCCTCGTGCCCCCCGTCAACAAGGAGGCTGTGGAGAGCGTGTCCAG TCTGGACGCCGGTCAGCAGCAGACTCAGGCTCTGTGGCAGAAGCTCCACGCTGACCTCAGGAGTCTGCTCTCCTGGCAGTATCTGATGAAAGACATCCATCTCATCCGCTCCTGGAACATCACCACG TTGAAGACGATGAAGTCGGATGAGTACCAGCTGATGCTGAGGAACCTGCAGATGCACTATCAGGACTTCCTCAGAGACTCCCGGGACTCCAAGCTCTTCGACTCCAGCGATAACCTGCAGGTGGAGAGGGACTACAAGGAGGCCGTACAGCATTACGACAGCCTGCTGCGCTCCCTGGAGAAAG GCGAGCAGGATGAATCCATATGCAAGACGTACATCACCCAAATCAAAAGCCTGCGGCTGCAGATCGAGGACTGTGAGTCTCGTACGGTGGCTCGTATCCGGCAGCCTGTGGACAAAGACCCGCTCCGAGACTGCATTCAGAAGACTGCGGATCAGAGA AAAGTGCACACGGAGCTGGACGGCGTTAAGAAGAGCCTGGAGCGAGTGTCTGAGAAAGCTGAGGAGGTGCTGTCCTCTCCGCAGCAGTCCAGCTCTCCGGTCCTGCGCTCCGAGCTGGACATCACCCTGCAGAAGATGGACCAGACCTACAACCTGTCCTCGGTCTACCTGGAGAA ACTTAAGACAATAGAGATCGTGATCCGTAACACACAAGGGGCAGAAGATGTGGTGAAGAAATATGAGAATCGTCTGCGTGAGGTTCACACGGTCCCTACAAACGTCCAGGAGGTGGAGAACTACTGCTCTGAGCTCAAG CGGATGCGTTCGGAGGCAGACACCCAGCGGCCCGTGTTTGATGACATGGAGAGTGAGCTGGCCAAGGCCACGGCGGTCAGCCAGCGCATGCTTCAGGTTCACAGCGAGCGGGACGCCGAGCTGGATCACTACCAGCAGCTCCTGGGCAGTCTTCAGGACCGCTGGCGCGCCGTCTTCGCTCAGATCGACCTGCGGCAGCGTGAGCTCCAGCAGCTGGGCCGGCAGCTGGGCTACTACAGAGAGAGCTACGACTGGCTCATCCGCTGGATCGCAGACGCCAAACAGCGGCAGGAGAAGATCCAGGCCGTGCCTATAATCGACAGCAAGACGCTCCAAGAGCAGCTGGCACAGGAGAAG aaactGCTTGAAGAGATtgagaaaaacaaagagaaagTGGATGAGTGCCAGAAATACGCCAAAGCGTACATCGATACCATTAAG gACTATGAACTTCAGTTGGTTGCCTACAAAGCTCAGGTCGAACCTCTGACTTCTCCTTTGAAGAAAACCAAGATGGAGTCTGCCTCTGATAACATCATTCAAGAG TATGTCACTCTGAGAACTCGCTATAGTGAATTGATGACGCTGACCAGTCAATACATCAAGTTCATCACAGACAGTCAGCGGCGCATCGAGGACGAGGAG ATGGCGAATGCTCAGCAAGAACAAattaaacaggagaaaacaaTTCTCCAGCAGACATTTATGTCAGAAAAGGAGATGCTCCTGAAGAAGGAAAAGCAAATTGAGGATGAAAAGAAGAAGTTGGAGAGCCAATTTGAAGAAGAGGTCAAAAAGTCAAAAGCACTTAAGGATGAGCAGGAACGTCAAAGAAAACAAATGGAGGATGATAAGATTAAACTGAAGGCCACTATGGATGCTGCTCTGATAAAACAAAAAGAGGCTGAACAGGAGATGCTCAACAAGCAGAAAGAGATGCAAGAACTTGAAAGGAAAAGGCTTGAACAAGAAAGGGTTCTTGCTGAGGAAAACCAGAAACTGCGTGAGAAACTTCAGCAGCTTGAAGTTGCTCAAAAAATCACCCAGGAGATTCACATCCAGACAGAATGCAAAAAAGTCCTCAATGGTCAAAGTATTTCTGATGAAGTTGACAGCACACATGGCTTCTCTCCATTATCATTTGATGGCATTCGTGAGAAGGTGCCTGCAAGTAGACTTTTTGAAACAGGACTTTTAAGCAAAATGGATTATGATAAGCTCCAGAGTGGTGACACCACAGTTGAAGAACTCAGTAAGACAGACAAACTTAAAACAGTTCTTCAGGGCAAGAACTGCATTGGTGGCCTGCTTGTGCATCCAAATCAAAAAATGCCCATCTATCAAGCTGTCAAGGAGAAAAAGATTGCTCCTGGGACAGGGCTAGTGCTGCTGGAAGCACAGGCTGCTTCTGGATACATAATAGacccaattaaaaacaaaacactctcTGTCAATGAGGCAGTTAAAGAGGGTCTAATTGGACCTGAACTTCATAACAAGATGCTGTCTGCAGAGAGAGCTGTCACTGGCTACAAAGATCCATACACAGAGGCAAAGATCTCCCTCTTTGAAGCTATGAAGAAGGGTCTCATTGGGGAGGATCATGCCATCAGGTTGCTTGAGGCTCAGATAGCAACAGGTGGCATTATTGATCCAGTCAATAGTCATCGTGTGCCTAATGAAATAGCTTATAAGCAGGGACAGTTTGATGCAGCCActtataaaataatacagaatCCAACAGATGATGTCAAGGGATTCTATGATCCAAACACCCAAGAAAATCTGTTGTACCGACAGCTAATAGAAAGGTGTGTCACTGATCCAGGAACAGGACTTCTACTTTTGCCCATTTCTGAGGAGGCTGCTCAAAATGCCAGGATATTCACAGATGAGGAAACAAGAGATGTGTTTGACAAGACAACAGTGTCTGTGCCATTCGGCCGTTTTAAAGGAAAGACTGTGACCATATGGGAGATTATAAACTCTGAGTACTTCACAGAAGACCAGAAAAAAGATCTTATCCGCCAGTACAAAACAGGGAAAATTACAGTTGAAAAGATAATCAAAATTGTTCTAACTGTGGCagaggaaaaagagaaaaagaatgagCTTGCCTTTGATGGCCTGAGAGCACCTGTACCTGCTTCAAAACTTCTTGAATCAAAAGTTATTGACAAAGATCTCTATAACAAGTTGCAGAAAGGACAAATTCTGGTAAAAGATGTGTCTGAGATGGAGCATGTGCGCAATGCTTTGAAAGGCTCTAACTGCATTGCTGGAGTAATTATAGACTCAACCAAACAAACAATGTCCCTTTATGATGCCCTGAAAAGAGACATGATGAGACATGGACCTGCTCTTAATCTCTTGGAAGCACAAGCTGCCACGGGATATATCATAGATCCTGTTAAAAACCAAAAACTTACAGTAGATGAGGCTGTCAAAGCAGGGGTTGTTGGTCCAGAACTTCATGAAAAACTACTGTCTGCAGAGAGAGCTGTCACTGGCTATAAAGATCCTTACACTGGAAAAACCATTTCTCTGTTTGAGGCTATGAAGAAAGACCTGATCATGAAGGAACAAGGAATTCGACTGCTTGATGCACAACTGGCAACAGGAGGCATTATTGATCCTGTTCAAAGTCACCGTATTCCACATGACATTGCCTGTGCAAAGGCCTGCTTTGATGATGCAACCCAGAAGTTTTTGAGTAGCCCAAGTGATGAAGTTAAGGGATACTTTGACCCAAACACTCAGGAATATCTCACATATCTACAGCTTTACAAACGATGTGTTACTGACAAAAAGACTGGCCTTCACCTTCTGCCTTTGTCTGAACAAGCTATCAATGCCAAAGAGGAGATGAAGTACACTGATGCCCAGACCAAAGACGCAATGAATCAGGCAACTGTTGAACTTCAGAGTGGACCATTCAAAGGGAGAAAAGTTACCTTATGGGAGCTCATTTACTCTGACTATATCACTGAAGAGCAAAGGCTTGACTTAATAAGGCAATACAGATCTGGGAAAATGACCATTGAGAAGATTATAAAGGTTTTAATTGAAATTGTTACTAAGAAAGATGCAAAGAAACAAGAAGAGGGATGCTTTAAGGGACTCAGGGCACCAGTTACAGCCAAGTCATTATTTGACTCTAAAATCATTGATAAGTCTACCTATGATTTGCTGGAACAAGGTAAAAACACTCCAAAAGAGGTCAGCAAAAATGCTTCAGTCAATAAGTATCTCCAAGGCTCTGAAAGCATTGCTGGACTTTACCTTGAGCCTACAAAAGAGAAAGTTAGCATCTACCAAGCAATGAAAATGAAATTCCTCAGACAGAACACAGGTATTGCCTTGCTTGAAGCTCAAGCTGCCACAGGATTTATTGTGGATCCATCAAGAAATGAATGTCTCACTGTGGATGATGCTGTTAAAGCAGGACTTGTTGGCCCAGAGCTTCATGAGAAACTTCTTTCTGCTGAAAAAGCTGTCACTGGATATAAAGACCCATTCACAGGCAATAAGATCTCCCTATATCAAGCCATGGACAAGGACCTCATCCCCAAAGAACATGCTATGCCTCTCTTGGAGGCACAACTGGCATCTGGTGGAATTATTGATCCAGTAAACAGCCATCGTATTCCTGTTGAGACTGCAATCCAGCGTAGATATGTTACCAAACAGCTGGCCAGCAGCATTGCTGAAAGCAAGTACTTCTCTGACCCTGCATCTGATGAGAACGTATCATACAAACAGTTGAAAGACAAGTGCATGGCAGATCCTGAAACAGGCTTACATCTACTAAAGCTGTCCAAACCACAGGCCCCAACGGTTGTGGAGAAAACATACCTTTACAGTGAAGAACAAACCCAGAGTGATCTATCCAATACCCAGATTGACCTACCCATTGAGAGTCAGGGCTCTATGTCTCTCTGGGATGTTATGAATTCAAATCTACTACCTGAAGATCAGAGGGCTCGGCTTCTAGAAGAATATCGTTCTGGCAACATAACAAAGGAACGAATGATTATCATTATAATTGAGATTCTGGAGCAGAGAGAAATCATTACAGGGAGGAGCACCCAGACCAGCAGCACAAGCAGACGTCAAATAACTATTGAAGATCTCTACAATGCCCGTATCATCGACCTTGAGACTTACAACCTGCTGAAGAAAGAGAATAAGACCATGCGTGATGTCATGGAGATGCAAAGAGTCAAGCAATATTTGTATGGAACTGGCTGTGTTGCTGGTGTGGTGACTGATTCAAATTCCAAGATGAGCATTTATCAAGCAATGAAGAGAGAGCTGATGAAGCAAGACATTGCAATGGCCCTCTTGGAAGCTCAAGCAGCCACTGGATTCATTATTGATCCTGTCAGGAATGAAATGCTCACCGTAGATGAAGCAGTGCGTAAAGGCGTGGTGGGCCCAGAACTTCATGATAAGCTCCTGTCTGCAGAGAGAGCAGTCACTGGCTATAAGGATCCATATAGTGGAAAGGTAATCTCCCTCTTTCAAGCAATGAAAAAGGATCTTATCCCAGAGGACTATGCCCTAAGGCTTCTTGAAGCTCAAACAGCAACAGGCGGTATCATTGATCCAGAATATAACTTCCATTTGCCAACAGAGATTGCCACACAACGTGGATATATTAATAAAGAGACAAATGAAAAGATCTCCGATGAGTTTAAGGGATTCGTAGACCCACTGAATGATGAAAAAGTTTCATATTCTCAGCTCCTGAAAAGATGCAAGATAGACAAAGATGGGCAATATCTGTTGTCTCTAGGAGCCAAAAGATTGCTCTTCAAAGGACTCAGAAAAGAAATAACAATAGAAGAGTTATTCCGCTCAAAAATCATTGATGAACAAACAGTCAGCAAGCTTAATGAAGGACTCCTAACAGTGGAGGAGGTGAGCAATAGCTTGCGAGAATATCTTGAGGGCTCAAGCTGTATTGCCGGCGTGTTTGTGGAGTCTACTAAAGACAGACTATCTATCTACCAAGCCATGAAAAAGAATATGATCAGACCAGGCACTGCTTTTGAGTTGCTGGAAGCTCAAGCAGCTACAGGTTATATCATTGACCCTATCAAGAACCTAAAGTTAACTGTAAATGAAGCAGTCAAGATGGGAATTGTCGGTCCAGAGTTCAAAGATAAACTCCTGTCTGCTGAGAGGGCTGTGACTGGCTATAGAGATCCTTATACAGGCAAAATGATCTCCCTGTTCCAGGCTATGAAAAAGGGCCTGATTTTGAGAGACCATGGAATTCGTCTTCTCGAAGCCCAGATTGCTACTGGAGGAATCATTGACCCAGAGCAGAGTCATCGATTGCCAGTTGAAGTTGCCTACAACCGAGGCTTTTTCGATGAGGAGATGAATGAGATCCTCAGTGACCCATCGGATGACACCAAGGGCTTCTTTGACCCAAACACAGAGGAGAATCTCACCTACTTGCAACTGATGGACAGGTGTATTGTCGACCCAGACACAGGTCTTGTGCTCTTGCTTCTTAAAGAAAAGAAACGCGAAAGAAAGACGTCTTCCAAATCCTCTGTTCGCAAACGCAGAGTCGTCATTGTTGATCCTGATTCTGGCAAAGAGATGTCTGTGTATGAAGCCTACCGCAATGGACTAATTGACCATCAGACTTACCTTGAGCTTTCAGAGCAAGAGTGTGAGTGGGAAGAAATCACAATGACATCATCAGAAGGAGTTGAAAAGTCTATACTCATCGACCGAAGATCAGGCCGACAGTATGACATTGATGATGCTATTGCAAGAGGTCTTATCGACCAGAGTGCAATTGAGCAGTACCGTGCTGGCACCCTCTCTATCACAGAATTTGCTGATATGTTATCTGGAAACATGAGTGGCTTCCGTTCCCGCTCCTCTTCCTTTGGTTCCACCTCTTCTTATCCAATGAGCCCCATACCTTCCATCAAAACTCCTGCAACTGTATGGAATGATCCAACTGATGAGACCGGTCCTGTGGCTGGAATTCTTGATACAGATAGCCTAGAAAAAGTTTCAGTCACTGAAGCCATACGTAGGAACTTAGTGGATTCAATATCTGGCCAGAGACTGTTGGAGGCACAGGCTTGCACTGGTGGCATAATAGACCCATCTACTGGAGAGAAATTCTCAGTTACTGAAGCCACAGAGAAGGGTCTTATAGAAAAGAAAATGGTTGACAGACTCAACTTGGCCCAGAAAGCTTTCCATGGGTTTGAGGATCCTCGCACTAAAGTCAGAATGTCTGCTGCTCAGGCTCTTAAGAAAGGCTGGCTTTACTATGAGGCAGGGCAACGTTTCCTGGAAGTGCAGTATCTCACTGGTGGCCTTATTGAGCCAGAGGCTGAGGGACGAATCTCCCTAGAAGAGGCAATCAGGAAAGGTGTAATTGATGGCCGTACAGCACAAAAGCTCAGAGATGTGAGTGCTTACACAAAATACCTTACTTGCCCGAAAACCAAACTGAAGATCTCCTACAAAGATGCCATGGACAGAAGCATGGTTGAGGAGGGATCTGGCCTTAGGCTTCTGGAAGCTTCATCAGTATCCAGTAAAGGTCTTTACAGTCCCTACAATGTCAGCGGTGCTGCATCAGCTTCTGGTTCTCGTTCTGGATCCAGAACAGGCTCTAGGTCAGGTTCAAGAAGAGGGAGTGTTGATGCTACTGGCTCTGGATTTAGCATGAACTTCTCCTCATCCTCATATACTTCTTCTAGTTACAGTCGCAGATTTTAA